The Electrophorus electricus isolate fEleEle1 chromosome 15, fEleEle1.pri, whole genome shotgun sequence genome segment CTCTGCTTAGCTTATTTTAAGGGGAAGCATGCTTCTCATATGAAGTGTAGTTGTTACTAGCACAAATCCCACCAGCTTTACACGCCATTTCCTGAACATTAATTGTGCATGTTAGAAAAATGCATATcagattttaaattatttcaaatatttactgcCCCCACCAATGTTGGGTAAGGTATATAACacatgttatttttatgtaatatttgtaatatcAGACTGCATAGAAAATttcaatataaaatgttttaatactacTACAGCATTTATCTGTTATATGCTTTCAGCAATTTGAAATGGTTGACACCAGTAAGGAATTTTATCATCCATGATGATTTACTCTTGTATTACTCTTCAGTGTCCCAGCCAAAGCGGAACTTCAATGCTGTGAGGTCTCCCAAAGACATCACGTCTGAGAGTTCTATATCCAGGTATGTTTGTCTGGAATGAATTTGTAAAAAATTACGTATGTTTAAAGTAAAATCTCACACCTATGACCTGTGACCTGTATGTTTGTTTCAGCAGGTTGCTCTTCTGTTGTTGGTTCCCCTGGATGCTCCGTGCGGAAATGCAATCCTAAACCACCAACCCCCTTCTCACTCAGTGGCAAACATTCCCCTTCTCACTGTCCATACATCATTGGTATGTGCTTTTCTCTGAAAGTCACACAGACTGGCAAAGGCACAACTGTGTGATTCCTCAATTTCCCCTTTGACTGCAGATCAACAGCAAAAAACTAGTGCCTTGCAATTATTGTCCTGCATTCCGTTTgttaaacaaaagaacaaacagtGTTTCTGGAATTCTGAATTAGGGAAAAATAACCCTAACAAAAGCCATTCATTAGCATGGAACTTTTCTTAGTTAGATAACATTTACATGGTTGTAAAAAAATCACCCCTAAAATTAATCCTCCAAAAACATTCCATTAAATGTTCTTGTGTGCTTGGcctgtgtgattttgttttagaaaaacaCCTTTTCCGAGATTAGTCCAAAGTATATTGTGACTTCTGCTGGCGTGTGCACTCTATCTTAATGTCAATATTCAGTGAGAaacaatgctttaaaatgcctttttcaTTAGTTGTCTCACAACATGCTTATATGTAGAAGGTTAGTGTCTGTCTCAAATATGTTGCCAGATAACCTTGTGACCTCTCCCACCACTGACCATTAAATGAATATCATAGTAggaataaatgcaaaatacatgTAACCTGAAATTATTGTGAATTACCAGgaagacagcaaaaaaaaaaaaaaactaaaaaaaaaaacaatacagggTTTTCTTGTTTATATTCTAATCATTCTGAATGCCAGTGTGGATTATAGCTGTACTGGCATCCCCTCCGCATGACAAGGTGCAGGCATGTGCATATTGATAGTGCGTGAAGTTCTATATCTCCCACTTGTGCTGATTAGTAATTTTCCTTTGCATCAAAAGTCTGAAGATGAGGTTAGTTTTATAATCTCATGAGATTCTGTGCCATTACTCACATAGACGTAAGACAAGAGAAATGTCATCTTCAGCCTAATCGTAGAAGGCCTAAGTTATAATCAATAAGTCAAATCAATCACCTCATTCTGCATTGTgtaattcattttaacattgaaacaaattacaaaataaaacacatttctgtcttttttgcTAGGTTTATAGATGAAACTAATTTACAAGAATAATTATATCCCTAACTTGCATTAATCCTAAAGCAGGTCACCCAACAATACTATTCTCTATAGTACAGTGGCTGATGTACTTACTTACcagcccttctctctttctatatctcatttcaatttttttttgttaaccaattttgtgaatgttttactTCAGCACCTCTAAAATTCAAAAATGTATGTGATTATATCTGTGTTAACAAGTGTTTAAGTAAAAACAGCAATATCTAATCTATGTCAACTTGCTATGTGATTATGGATGGTATTTGTGTATACTTAAACACAGCATGAGGGAGATAAGATCCAGTCACTCTCTGTCCTTAAGTAATTAAATTGCTTTGGAGTCATTCTCTTAATGACACCTTTTTTATCACAGACAGCATTATAGAAATTATAGGATGATCCCAGGTCTGCTGGGAACTATGGGCTGACCATGaggaaagtaaaataataattataataataatatatggaATTGCTTATGCAATCTCTTTAATACCCTGATGAAGAGCACTGTAGTGCTGCAAAAAAGCAGtgaataaaagaatgaaaatgtactactttaaaaaatcatatgattttgtttttcagtcagCACATTGCTAGTTATATGTGTGCTATACAATTTGTGTAGTGAGTACATTGCCTTGTAGTGATATGAGACTAGTAAAAGGCATTTAAGATTGAGTGCATAATTTAATTCACACAGTAATACCAATAATATGCATAATCATTGATTTTAGTGGGATCTGGCCATTTTTTGTAACAAGTGCATTGTTTTACAGTGACTTTTTATGATGTTCACATTTCATCAAAACACCGCTACTCAAAATCTCTTTATTTCTTATGACCTCCATTTCCGAAGACATTTCACTTCATTTAATGACAAGATAGTGTATGAGATAGCTACAGAGTGTATGAATTATCTCTCACTGAATGTCTAATTCCCTCagtatcaaatatttaaaatagcattttaagTAGCTAATCTACATCCTCTTAATCTAGGGTTGTGTATCTTACTTGGTATGATTACTTTGTAAACATGTCTCCGTCCaaaaagatatattttaataatttcaatATGTACTTTTTAATGTGCATCAGTTGGACAACCTGGTGACAGTATCCATGTTTGTGTACTCATGTAAACTATTAAGAAAGATTTGTGAGGATCGTAATGCTGGGTCAGTTCTGGTTTAGCTAACTAGGCTACTGCATGCTGTCTTTATAAAATTGTGCTCCTCTTTTTCCAGCAGTGTATTTGCATGTTAATTCCCATCAATAACTTAAGTGCGAATTCTCCTCTGACTATGGATATACcaataataaacatttgatGTTTCGTACATGGTATCTCTGTCATTTCTTTTAGGAAATGAAGAAGCTTGCATAAACTTATGAATTTCACCTGAATTTTTATTGAGGACAAGATGACAGCACTGTTAAACTGAATCCGTAAGCTTTATTTAAAGTTGGTTAAAGCAAAGCAGAGGTCTACTACAGGTCGCCTTCATGAAGATGATTTTTTATGAAGCGTGAGGCCCCATTGCGCTGCTTGtgcttttctgtatttttcgTCGAGCTCGACGATTTTTGAACCAAacctaaaagacaaaaaaatgagAGTATTCTGTGAATCTTTCGTGAAAGACTACACTACtgtaaaaatgatcagtttgagtttaaacaaaacagacaaacagaccaATTAACTAACCCGAACTGTCTCTTCGCTAAGGCCGGTGCTTTTTGCGAGCGCTGCTCGTGCCTCGGCGCTTGGGTAGTCGGTGAGGCTGAAGAGCTGATCCAGTTGTTTCGTTTGACTCTCGGTGAAAACAGTTCGAATCCGGTTTCGCTGCCTCTGCTGAACTGTTCGGAAACTGcagcttttttctttgttgcaGTCTGTGAGAAATAATTAGCAATTACATAAACGTTAATATACGCGCATTAAAAATAggcatatgtatatatttaagaatattctatatgcatttgttttgtgcAAATGTGTTCTGCTAATGCAGTAGTAGATTAAACATAAGCCTACCTGGAAGTGCGTAAAAACACTGCTCACAACAGCAACTCATGTTCAAGTTAGTTTGATAGTAATTGACCAGTCCACAACAGTGTAACGTGTTATAACAAGAAGCTGTGTCGTATATTCCTGGGCAGTGCACTTGGAACCTCATCATTGCGCCCGCGCTGGCCTGGTCATTAAAATCATACGATGGTACCAGGTTCAATGCATTAAGCTTTCCGCTGAAGGATGCCGGAGCTGTTGGAATCTCCGACCCAGGTGTCTGAGTTTGCGTCGTTTCTCCCAGAATGTAATCAATAGTGAAGTTGGAGAACTTCGAAGCATCCATGGTTTTCTCTTTGTTATACGCTATTTATGAAAAACAATGTCCTTCCAGCTGATCTAACCTCTCCTCAGTTGTTCAGGCTCAGTTCTGAACTCAGTCTCAAGTAAGCTTGATATTTATTCTCTTCTTCATTTTAACTTCAAACTAAGTCCACAGTTAGGATTAATAACGCCATTATTGGCCAATTATCACCTCTCTGCTTACTGTGGAAGTATAAAGGTCACACTAAGGCCCAGTACAAGGCGATTATCTTTTTACATTACACTTAACGGAGTTTGACGCCCTTTGTACCTTAAAGTTTCAAATACTTTGATCGTCACATGTTGAAAGGAAACGTTTTAATCGTGTCCTGAATGGGCCATAACTTTTGTATTCCCATTATGTAGTTTTATTTAGTTCGGAGGACCGAGTTACATAGTCCataatgtgttttggttttggagACTATTACGACTTTCCAGGTTATCCATTCTTCAGGCTACGTTTAACTGAAGACTAAAGGGCTATGCGAATTGTATaggcacacacattcagcataTAGGCTATCAGGTAGGATACTTGGACCTTCATGAATATCGATAGATACTGTGAGTTTATGCAGGTATATATTAGCTGTTTAACGCGCATTTCTAAATATGTTGAATAGGATcgcaaaatattttaaaatatctcaATAAATAAGTATCAAACTTTTAAACAACCCTTATGATATTCGGTCTACACCGAAATTACTTATTTACCAAAAGTGATCATTCCCCATCTAAAGAGTAATGAATAtgttatatctatatatatgttatatctAATGTTATATCtgaatacttttatttattttagttcactttattaatgaaaatttaaatttatattttagctttttaaaacGTTTGGAATATTAAGTAATATTAAAGGACGTAACTTAATCTCGGTCTGTAAAAATATCTGGGTGTAATCAGACTCTAATGGCGCCTGATGTTATATGCAAAAAGCATAAAAGACAACTAAAAGGAAGCCACCTTACTCTGAAGTTAAGATTAAAGTCGACTTGCTGTATACCTTGTGATCACGATGAATAGCAGAGGTTTGCATAACTTCTCTttcatattatttaaataaaaataggcCAGAAGATCCCCTTTCGTGTATgcaggtgcgcacacacacgcacgcacgcacatacacacactcaaacacacacacacacacacacacacacacacacacacacacacacacacacacacacacacacacacacacacacataccagtgtACACGCTGCAACCACAGGCAGAGCTGCCACGAAGGATTCTGGGTACCACGAAATTATGTCTCATTGATCCTTTTTATCTTTTCAAGTAAAGGTGTGTAATGTTTTTGATGTAAACATACTAATGAATTATACAGTAGAAGTACACTCATAGTTTACGAAATGGCACCCTCCCTTGGTTTCAGACGGTGGTGCACATTTTTCAAAAGGTAGCAATTCGAGAGTGAAATAAGGCATTTGAACAACTCCTCTAATAAATTGTCAGAACGTCATTGTTTGATCTCATGTACCAATTATTACACTCCTATAGGTTATATATTCCGTTAATTGACGTTTTTAAAACAGGCATCAACATGTACTAAATAACATAAAAACGTTCACAGTATAATCTATTCAAATGATATACTTTTACCACTTTTATTTAGACTTAGGTAGCATTATGTAGCATCTGCTGAATAGAATTTGAAAAGGCCTCCAACATGTCATGTCTTTTGCAGGATCCCCTTCCTTTATTGTAaaggaataattaaaaaatccCTAGACCTGTTGACCTAGCACAGTTTCTAAAAAAGCATGCCTACACAAGTGTGGTTAATTGAAGAGTAAATGATAATCCACTCTTATTAAGGTTATAAATCTTATAAAGGTGGAATTGTGTAGCCACAACCATTAAACCTACATAGCATCTTCTGTGtcacagaaacataaaaatgtcttagctaaaaataaaatgaagcgCTAGCTTATagttaaaaagttattttgccAGTTAAGAATGATGAATGAATGCATCACACCAATCAATTATACATCAGCCTAATAGATCAAGAAGGCAGTAATGTAATCTCAAACATCAAAGTAAGTGCAGCCCTCTTATCACAAACCTCAATGCACATCAAAGCAACACATCATAATGAGCACAGCACAGAATCACAAGCTAGTGAAAGAAAGGAAATCTGTCTCCACGCTGGACATTGAATTGTGAATCAGTGCAACACATTCtcattgtattgttttgtaAGAAATGCACATGAATGCATCATCCATTTCTGAACCCAGAATGTGAGAAGTGCTGACAGGCATTGATATGATTTGGGCCAATAAACAATTAGCAAATGCATGACCTCTCTCCTGGCCAGAGCTTTGTGTTCAGTGAGGGATCCCAGCAATATCTCTGCCAAAGTGACCAGGCATGTGACACAAGGTCCAGTGAATCAGGCTTGAATCCCCCCTCCCAccagataaacaaacattaatacaGTTACCCCAAAGCAATATCTAGAATAATGTAGGAAAATATAGAgacatgtatatttgtgtattttggaTGTAACAGCAGCATTTGCATGTAATGATATCACTAGTACTGACAGAGACCAAAGGCAAGTGAGTTTACTGAAGGCTAAGACCTCTTTTTAGACATTTATCTAGGCCTAAAATGCTGTGATCATGTGAAAAGCAAAATACAGACAAAGACATTCGAGTAAGATTACCTGACTCACTGACTGAGAGAGTATAAGATCTAAAAATTACTTGTAACTAAATTTGTATTAGAATGCAGACAGTACAAAGGAGAAAATGTTTCAGGAAATAAAGTACAGAAAATGCAGGCGAACAAAGCCAAATAACATGGTTAAAGAGAAATTGCCCTGTAGTTCATCTGTATGTCCACTAGTGTCACTCATTTGGTGTTCATGAGTCAGCTGATTCTTGCAATGGATATCATCTCGCTTTGCTCTGATAGGCCCCATGTCCGAGTAGTTTAGGCCAGCAGCCAGATAGTGCAAATAGTGCAAGTGTATTAAGCCAAATTTCTCCTTGACTCCTCCAGATGGCTGCAAAGGCAGGTCACATCTCATCCCAGCTAAGAGACTTGGTGTGGAGTCAGTGTGATTTGTAGCCTCCTTACAAAGCAATTAGAATTATGAACAGAAGGTCAGGTTGCCAAAATCAATCTTGCACCTGCTGCCTCggatacacagagaacagatcaAATGCCAAAGTGAATGTAACACAAGTAAAAATGCTATGTCATAGCACTTTGGTTTCCTAGTGTTAATGGTCAAACCTTTTTACTGTATTGACCAGCTATTTGTTAAGGTTTGCAAAGGACAACCAAATTATACACATATGGTTCTCATTTAGGACTTGTGAAAACTTTGCAAATGATTGCAATGGGGAATTGAAGTATGTTTCTATTCTTCTCTCCAGATGGAATCGCATGAAACATCTTTGCCAGCTGGATTCTTTAATTGTTGCTGACATTGTAGAGTCAATTTGGCATATTTGCTGCTATATACCAACCAAACACAAGCATCTGACTATTTGAAGTCTCACAAGGTTTCACAACAGCGTATTTCTGTGGAGGCtatgctaaaatatttattcacttaTGACAAGACCATGATAGACAATTGCCTGTTTAGAATTTAAGGCctatacattttcaaaacttAAAACACTTGTAGTCTGCAGAACATCGCTGCCTGAAAACCTGAAAAATAAGCTATCTTAAGTTATCACATCCATTTAACGTGCCTTCGAGCTTACAGTAGCTACATGAAAGAAAGCCGTTGCAAAAGCAAAACATCAAAGCTGTGATCTGTGTTGTGCAGTACAGAACATAGCCAGAAGGGggagacattttatttaaataattgcaTACTGGTGAACCGTCATGCAattacaacacaaacactgaatgatTCATTGTAACAATTTGACTTAAACAATCTGTGGTGTTTTCTCTACAATATTAAAAATCTTATCAGTGTTTACCACCTATGTTTTAACACAGTGATATAGctgaacaaatataaaatggaaacattGCTCTTTAGAGCAACATAAAGGCCAGCAAGGTGAGCTCTATTTTGTTAGTGAAGGGGGACGTGCAAACATTACGTCATAAATGCAAGTAGCATATGTGCGCCTGCCCTGCTGGTGCTACCCTGAAGTACTGCAGCTCTGGGACTGAAGGACTCCCAAACGACCAgccctcacacatacacacaaacacaatgttcAAACTCCAATCTAACCACAAGCCTGTATGTATTCTACCTTATCATTCAGGGAAACGGGGCCCTGACCCAGATGGAGGCATCAGATGACTATAAAGGACCATGAGACATTTATGTGGAAGTGggtattataaacattttatatatatcacTGTTATATAAATGTTAGATGAGGGAGGAAACCAGACCGATCTATCCAACACATCAGATTAATAGAGCCTGAACTTCACCTCTGCTCCCTGTCCGGTAATGAAGTCCGTGGCCTGCTCACCTTTCCACCTCACTGGGCACATGTGCTAGTTATCGTTCTTATAGACAGGCCAATTTGGACGCTCCTCTTCTCTACATAATtagagtatgtgtgtggaaAGGGGGATGGGCTACAGCAAATAAAGCCACTCCAGTGCATAATTACAGTGTGTTGTGAGCAATCCTTTCAGACATGCGCGGAGAATTATCGGAAAGGAACGGAAACTCTCGCCGTATAGAATATgtgttcctctcctctcactggTAAGAACGAAAACAAATGGAGGTCGtctgtgtgcgggggggggggggggggtacgcTGAGAGAGAGTTGGCTGGGGGATCTTTGAGGGAAAGTGGCATGTTGGCACACTCTCGCTATCCTATTATGATCAAAGGAGTTAAATAGTGTCACTCTGCCTTTCCGTGTTCTAGCAATGTTTGGAGCAAGTGCTTGTCAGACAACAGAGCACGCCCCCGagttttgtgcttttgttcCCCTGTAGACAACAAACATAGTCTTTGGGAAGGTTGCCTGTTAATAGTTATTCCATCTCCCCACAAAGGCGTGCCGCATACAAGCTAATAATAGCTTGTTAAAATCTTATATTGAACCATGGTTCCAATATCCCAATGATATACACTTTCAGTCTCATTGCTCTGTACAGTTtgtgaaataataaaacatttaatgtgtaaatatcAAGTTGATCCCCATGTAtgcaataaatatatgtatttaaaaagcgCTAATATGACACGTTGATTCTAGATGGGAATATAAAATCAACCAAGAGGACCTTTTTATGGGGGTTATTAAATGTTAAGTTAACTCTATTATCTTAATTTAATGTGATAACATAGAATTGGAGAAATAAAACGTATGACTGAAAAACAACGCGCCAAACATggcaaaattattcaaatgtagGGTAATAAATGAAAAGCACATCAGAGACCAACTTAAGCATAGAAATCCTAGAGGTTTATGTTATTGATGAGACGCTTTATTCGGTGTTAACGCTATATCGACGTCAGGGGGGGAAGCTAATCACGTGGGTTGAAGGCGTGGTTTCATGCTACCTGAGTCAGGTGATAATTCAATTTACCTGGAACTCCAAAGTTTGTGCTTCCTAACCTGTACGTGATTCGGAGCTGTTTGGATTTGTCCAGACATCAGTAAAGTGGAAGTTTCTGCAAAGTTCAACTACGCCTTTTAAAATTCATGTTTGTAATTAAGCCTTGTGGGATTTCCTGAAGCAAAAGCTTGATATACGTGAATGAGGTCAGCCCTATCTATACGTACGTAAGTGCAGTGATCACTCATGCcctaatattaattttaataagaCAACgtaacacatttatataaactGCAGAGTACTCGTGCTGAAATATCTCGCAGCGAAAGAAACTACGATTTCAGTGACAAGTTGTTTCTTGAcgtttgtgcatttttttattCTACATGCATAAGCTTAGATGTCGAAGgattcattttaatacattcaCAGGCTTTAGTTCAGGCAGTACCGTACGCAGTTTGCGTCGTCTGTACGTTTCCTAAACGACGTAAAGATCCTGCATTGTTTTCGGTTGTTGTTAAGCCTGATCGATGCCTACTTATATGACTCTTCGTTAAAGTAGCGTGTTGAGACATCCGGTTACGTGTTTGCTCGTATATTCATTTGTCTTAGGCCTCTTGTATCCCCCAGCGAAATGTGATGCCCTAACACCCTGTGATGAACGCGatgtaataatttttatttttatgttaatgaAGTTTTGATATTCTATTTAACAACATTACAACCGTGTCGGTGTTGAAAGTAATTGCATGTAGTCTTAGAAGCATTCAGCCCTCTCTCCGTGAGCATATATCAAGGCCTTTTCAGCCATTATTAAACATGCAGAGAATGAATCTGGATATGCACACactttattattcatctccTCTTTTGACATCTACTTTGTCAGATGGGCTACTTTTAAAGTTCTTAACAATTAAATTTATTTGGtgatttttatttgatgtttaaaaaaaaatcatgtataTCATTTACCCTTGCAGCCTTTTTATGGGTAGCTATGGCATGCAAAAGAGAAATCGTAGGCATTTTCATATCCATATAATTATACCGTGCTTTGCACTGCAAATCCTCCAACAGTCGTTCTCGCCCAGCTCATCAGCATTGAAAATGGTACTTGCAGTGCGCTGATCTCTATGCCCTATCGCCAGTTAAGAGGGAGGAAGCAAGAATGGCAGATACTTTGAGCCGAATTATGGGACATTTAGCGTGGGCTGCTCGCATGATGACGGTGAACATCATGAGGACGTTCTTGTGCAGTAGGCTGCCGGCAGCAGGTTAAAATCCTTTCAATGGGATGACCGTCTTCGTACTTAAAGCATCTCAACTGACAGGATGAAAACCTTTGCAGTCTCCGCGTTCATCTCCTGTGTTCTCCACTCT includes the following:
- the dharma gene encoding dharma, whose amino-acid sequence is MDASKFSNFTIDYILGETTQTQTPGSEIPTAPASFSGKLNALNLVPSYDFNDQASAGAMMRFQVHCPGIYDTASCYNTLHCCGLVNYYQTNLNMSCCCEQCFYALPDCNKEKSCSFRTVQQRQRNRIRTVFTESQTKQLDQLFSLTDYPSAEARAALAKSTGLSEETVRVWFKNRRARRKIQKSTSSAMGPHAS